The following coding sequences are from one Paenibacillus stellifer window:
- a CDS encoding PIN/TRAM domain-containing protein has product MWKKWMLLFAALCGGLAGYSLYHAAMRDFPEGMLRLENSLPVSGGFCFSVLGALIFLLAAGLCADWAGTKLQSAARYCSGMPMGELAAAAAGLLGGLLLSLLIYPSMAWLGKAGQLLQVPLTAGLGYLGLRIGLEKRAELGALWATGRFGGTAEPEGPVPEEHKILDTSVIIDGRIADICKTGFIEGTIVIPEFVLEELQHIADSSDLLKRNRGRRGLDILNKIQKELDVKVLIYEGDFEEISEVDSKLVKLAKVLHGKVVTNDFNLNKVCELQGVSVLNINDLANAVKPVVLPGEEIIVQVIKDGKEHGQGVAYLDDGTMIVVEGGREFIGSTMEVLVTSVLQTSAGRMIFAKPKLLEKAQ; this is encoded by the coding sequence ATGTGGAAGAAGTGGATGTTATTATTTGCCGCGTTATGCGGAGGCCTGGCCGGCTATTCCCTGTATCACGCCGCCATGCGGGATTTCCCGGAGGGAATGCTCCGGCTGGAGAACAGCCTTCCCGTTTCGGGCGGATTTTGCTTTTCGGTGCTCGGTGCCCTTATTTTTTTGTTAGCGGCGGGTTTGTGCGCAGATTGGGCGGGAACGAAATTGCAGTCGGCGGCGCGGTACTGTTCCGGAATGCCGATGGGAGAGCTGGCGGCCGCGGCGGCCGGACTGCTGGGCGGACTGCTGCTGTCACTGCTGATCTACCCCAGCATGGCCTGGCTCGGCAAGGCGGGCCAACTGCTGCAGGTGCCGCTGACGGCGGGTCTCGGGTATCTTGGCCTTAGAATCGGCCTGGAGAAGAGAGCAGAGCTCGGCGCGTTATGGGCAACCGGACGTTTTGGAGGGACGGCGGAGCCTGAGGGACCGGTGCCTGAAGAGCACAAAATCCTCGACACCAGCGTCATTATTGACGGAAGGATCGCGGATATTTGCAAGACCGGCTTCATCGAGGGAACGATCGTCATTCCCGAATTCGTTCTGGAGGAACTGCAGCATATTGCCGATTCATCCGATCTGCTGAAACGCAACAGAGGCCGGCGTGGGCTGGATATTCTCAATAAAATCCAAAAAGAGCTGGATGTCAAAGTGCTGATCTACGAAGGGGATTTCGAGGAGATTTCCGAGGTGGACAGCAAGCTGGTCAAGCTGGCGAAGGTGCTGCACGGCAAGGTGGTCACGAACGATTTCAACCTGAATAAGGTATGCGAGCTTCAGGGCGTATCGGTACTGAACATCAACGATTTGGCCAATGCGGTAAAGCCGGTGGTGCTTCCGGGCGAGGAGATTATCGTCCAGGTCATCAAGGACGGCAAGGAACATGGACAAGGCGTCGCTTACCTGGATGACGGCACGATGATCGTCGTGGAAGGCGGACGCGAGTTCATCGGCAGCACAATGGAAGTTCTCGTAACAAGCGTACTTCAGACATCCGCGGGCCGGATGATATTCGCCAAGCCGAAGCTTCTGGAGAAGGCGCAGTAA
- the pssA gene encoding CDP-diacylglycerol--serine O-phosphatidyltransferase: MIQKSLPSLFTLGNLLLGMFGIMMALDGKIGMAAILVIIAMLADGLDGRVARALGAESEFGKELDSLSDVVSFGVAPALIMYISSLHDLHNALAWSVTAIFPVFGALRLARFNVQPGIPGYFVGLPIPAAGGVLATLALFHKDVSPVYMIIASLLLSYLMVSTVKYPNFKKVGLPKKAIVGAPIVIVIAVAVAVMFPEQISKMIFVLLALYALYGFKQNVDRLTARRRRGRSRRRQDDEMYHSKNG, from the coding sequence ATGATACAAAAATCACTTCCGAGTCTGTTCACACTCGGAAATCTGCTGCTCGGCATGTTCGGGATTATGATGGCACTCGACGGCAAGATCGGCATGGCGGCGATTCTCGTCATAATCGCTATGCTGGCTGACGGACTTGACGGCCGCGTTGCCCGTGCATTGGGCGCAGAAAGCGAATTTGGCAAAGAGCTGGACTCGCTGTCTGATGTCGTTTCTTTCGGTGTCGCACCTGCTCTCATTATGTATATCAGCAGTCTGCATGATCTTCATAACGCCCTGGCTTGGTCCGTTACCGCCATCTTCCCGGTGTTCGGAGCGCTTCGCCTGGCCCGTTTTAACGTTCAACCGGGCATCCCCGGTTACTTTGTCGGTCTGCCGATTCCGGCTGCTGGCGGAGTGCTGGCGACCTTGGCCCTGTTCCATAAAGATGTGTCTCCGGTCTACATGATTATTGCTTCGCTGCTGCTTTCTTACCTGATGGTCAGCACGGTGAAATATCCGAACTTCAAGAAAGTCGGACTGCCCAAAAAGGCGATTGTCGGAGCTCCGATCGTCATTGTGATCGCGGTCGCGGTCGCCGTGATGTTCCCGGAACAGATCTCCAAGATGATCTTTGTCTTGCTTGCACTTTATGCACTGTATGGCTTTAAGCAGAATGTCGACCGCCTGACGGCCAGACGCCGCCGGGGCCGCAGCAGAAGACGCCAGGATGATGAGATGTACCACTCCAAGAACGGCTGA
- the disA gene encoding DNA integrity scanning diadenylate cyclase DisA, producing MKDQQPENMNDLLRLAAPGTSFRDGLENVLRAKTGALIVVGYSPEVMEVVDGGFSINCDFSPNYLYELAKMDGAIILSEDLKRILYANTQLIPDPSISSIETGIRHRTAERVAKQTGKLVVSISQRRNIITLYQGSIRYALKDIGVILTKANQAIQTLEKYKAVLTQSLTNLSASEYEGIVTVPEVVGVIQRVEMVLRIKTEIKRYITELGNEGRLISMQMEELVGNTEEEAWLLYRDYAREEEEDKIRDIISGLKRSSDEELMDDNHIAKLLGFSASAVASEEPVTPRGYRLLNKIPRLPNVIIHNLVERFEMLPNLMTASIAELDEVDGIGEARARGIQDGLKRLQKQVLIDRQM from the coding sequence ATGAAGGACCAACAACCGGAAAATATGAATGACCTGCTCAGGCTTGCGGCTCCGGGCACATCGTTCCGTGATGGATTGGAAAATGTGCTGCGGGCCAAGACGGGCGCGCTGATTGTCGTAGGCTACAGCCCCGAGGTGATGGAAGTGGTGGATGGAGGGTTCTCCATCAACTGCGATTTCTCGCCGAACTATCTGTATGAGCTGGCTAAAATGGATGGAGCCATTATTCTGAGCGAGGATCTCAAGCGGATTCTGTACGCCAACACCCAGCTCATCCCGGACCCGTCCATCTCGTCGATTGAAACGGGTATCCGCCACCGGACGGCCGAACGTGTCGCCAAGCAGACCGGCAAGCTGGTTGTCTCCATTTCTCAGCGGCGGAATATTATAACACTGTATCAAGGATCCATCCGTTATGCGCTGAAGGACATCGGCGTGATCTTGACGAAGGCGAACCAGGCGATTCAGACGCTGGAAAAATACAAGGCCGTGCTTACCCAATCACTGACCAACCTGTCGGCTTCGGAATACGAAGGCATCGTGACGGTGCCGGAAGTGGTCGGCGTTATTCAGCGGGTGGAGATGGTGCTGCGGATCAAAACGGAGATCAAACGCTATATCACCGAGCTCGGCAACGAAGGCCGCCTGATCAGCATGCAGATGGAAGAGCTGGTGGGGAATACCGAGGAAGAAGCATGGCTTTTGTACAGAGACTATGCAAGGGAAGAGGAAGAGGACAAAATCCGCGATATTATTTCCGGCTTGAAGCGTTCGAGCGACGAGGAGCTGATGGACGACAATCATATCGCGAAACTGCTTGGGTTCTCGGCGAGTGCCGTCGCTTCCGAGGAACCGGTCACTCCCCGTGGTTACCGGCTGCTGAACAAGATTCCGCGTCTGCCCAACGTCATTATCCACAACCTGGTGGAGCGGTTCGAAATGCTTCCGAATCTCATGACAGCCAGCATTGCGGAGCTTGATGAAGTGGACGGAATCGGCGAAGCCCGGGCGCGGGGCATTCAGGATGGACTGAAACGGCTGCAGAAGCAAGTTCTTATTGACAGACAAATGTAA
- the radA gene encoding DNA repair protein RadA — translation MAKTKTKFYCTECGYESPKWLGKCPGCQAWNSMVEETESVVKTQGMNGGPVFHSKEKPQSIINIESDQEPRILTGIGELNRVLGGGIVPGSLVLVGGDPGIGKSTLLLQTSHALTTQGLRVLYISGEESVRQTRLRADRLGALSSELYVLCETNMESIEEAIEAIQPQFLVIDSIQTVFLPEVTSAPGSVSQVRECTTRFMRIAKIRGIATVLVGHVTKEGAIAGPRMLEHMVDCVLYFEGERHHTYRLLRAVKNRFGSTNEIGIFEMGEIGLSEVENPSELFLSERPLGVAGSTVVASMEGTRPVLVELQALVAATHFPSPRRMSTGLDNQRMALIIAVLEKRMGMFLQNQDAYLNVAGGVKLDEPAIDLAVAVSIASSFRDIPTKPYDVFFGEVGLTGEVRGVSRSETRVKEAAKLGFRRVIMPEKSLKGWKQPKDIEIIGVNSVADALAVALD, via the coding sequence ATGGCTAAGACCAAAACGAAGTTTTACTGCACCGAGTGCGGTTATGAGTCGCCGAAGTGGCTCGGCAAATGCCCGGGCTGCCAGGCTTGGAACAGCATGGTTGAAGAAACAGAAAGCGTAGTCAAGACTCAAGGGATGAACGGCGGCCCTGTTTTTCATAGTAAAGAAAAACCCCAGTCCATCATAAATATAGAAAGTGATCAGGAGCCGCGTATTTTGACGGGAATCGGCGAGCTCAACCGCGTTCTCGGCGGCGGAATCGTGCCGGGTTCGCTGGTATTGGTAGGCGGGGACCCTGGTATCGGCAAATCGACCCTGCTGCTGCAGACCTCGCATGCACTGACCACGCAGGGACTAAGAGTGCTGTATATCTCGGGAGAGGAATCGGTGCGTCAGACCCGGCTTCGTGCCGACCGTCTTGGGGCGCTGTCCTCCGAGCTGTATGTGCTGTGCGAGACCAATATGGAGTCTATTGAAGAAGCGATTGAGGCCATTCAGCCGCAGTTTCTCGTCATCGACTCCATACAGACGGTATTTCTGCCGGAAGTGACAAGCGCACCGGGCAGTGTATCGCAGGTTCGCGAATGTACGACAAGATTTATGCGGATCGCCAAAATTCGCGGAATCGCGACAGTTCTTGTGGGCCACGTCACGAAGGAAGGTGCCATCGCCGGTCCCCGAATGCTGGAGCATATGGTGGATTGCGTGCTGTATTTCGAGGGGGAGCGGCATCATACGTACCGCCTGCTGCGGGCCGTCAAGAACCGGTTCGGCTCCACCAATGAAATTGGAATCTTCGAGATGGGCGAGATCGGGCTCTCCGAGGTGGAGAATCCGTCCGAGCTATTCTTGTCCGAGCGCCCGCTCGGCGTGGCCGGTTCCACGGTGGTAGCGAGCATGGAAGGCACCCGGCCGGTGCTGGTTGAGCTTCAGGCACTGGTCGCCGCCACGCATTTTCCTTCTCCGCGCCGCATGTCGACGGGGCTCGACAACCAGCGAATGGCGCTTATTATCGCGGTTCTGGAGAAGCGGATGGGCATGTTCCTGCAGAATCAGGATGCCTATCTTAACGTGGCAGGCGGAGTCAAGCTGGACGAACCGGCCATCGATCTGGCGGTAGCCGTCAGCATTGCTTCCAGCTTCCGGGATATTCCGACCAAGCCGTATGACGTGTTCTTCGGCGAGGTGGGGCTGACCGGCGAGGTGAGAGGTGTCTCGCGTTCCGAGACGCGGGTCAAGGAGGCGGCGAAGCTGGGCTTCCGCCGAGTAATCATGCCTGAGAAGAGTCTGAAGGGCTGGAAGCAGCCGAAGGACATCGAGATTATCGGGGTTAATTCTGTAGCAGACGCATTAGCGGTCGCGTTAGATTAG
- the clpC gene encoding ATP-dependent protease ATP-binding subunit ClpC, which yields MMFGRFTERAQKVLALAQEEAVRLGHNNIGTEHILLGLIREGDGIAAKALIGLGLGLEKIQDEVETLIGRGQEQPTNIAYTPRAKKVIELSMDEARKLGHTYVGTEHILLGLIREGEGVAARVLNNLGISLNKARQQVLQLLGSSESASSHSGGPSNVSTPTLDGLARDLTAYAKDGNLDPVIGRSKEIERVIQVLSRRTKNNPVLIGEPGVGKTAIAEGLAQKIINNEIPETLRDKRVMTLDMGSVVAGTKYRGEFEDRLKKIMDEIRQAGNIVLFIDELHTLIGAGGAEGAIDASNILKPALARGELQCIGATTLDEYRKYIEKDAALERRFQPITVDQPSPEEAVQILYGLRDRYEAHHRVKITDEAIVQAVKLSDRYITDRFLPDKAIDLIDEAGSKVRLNSYTIPPNLKELETRLDDIRKEKDAAVQSQEFEKAAALRDTEQKIREELDTTRNQWKEKQGRTDSEVTPEDIAQVVASWTGIPVSKLKEEETERLLNMEALLHDRVIGQDEAVKAVSRAIRRARAGLKDPKRPMGSFIFLGPTGVGKTELARALAEAMFGDENAVIRIDMSEYMEKHSTSRLVGAPPGYVGYEEGGQLTEKVRRKPYSVVLLDEIEKAHPEVFNILLQVLEDGRLTDSKGRVVDFRNTLIILTSNVGAQAIKRNSTLGFTAVQDAGAEYSNMKGKVMDELKKSFRPEFLNRIDEIIVFHSLEEKHIAEIVTLMADELRKRLREYDVDFELTDSAKAFLAKEGYDPAFGARPLRRAIQKHIEDRLSEEMLKGNIAKGDSLKIDEENGELTVRKAEPVALEKDGE from the coding sequence ATGATGTTTGGCAGATTTACGGAACGCGCACAAAAAGTGCTTGCGCTGGCACAGGAAGAAGCCGTCCGGCTGGGACACAATAATATCGGCACAGAACATATTCTGCTGGGACTGATCCGCGAAGGCGACGGCATCGCCGCCAAAGCGTTGATCGGCCTTGGCCTCGGCCTCGAAAAAATTCAGGACGAAGTGGAGACGCTGATCGGCAGAGGACAGGAACAGCCGACGAACATCGCGTACACGCCTCGCGCCAAGAAAGTGATCGAGCTGTCGATGGACGAAGCCCGCAAGCTAGGCCACACTTACGTCGGCACAGAGCATATCCTGCTCGGTCTGATCCGCGAGGGAGAAGGCGTTGCGGCTCGTGTGCTGAACAACCTCGGCATCAGCCTGAACAAGGCACGCCAGCAGGTTCTCCAGCTGCTCGGCAGCAGCGAGTCTGCTTCGAGCCACAGCGGCGGCCCAAGCAATGTCAGCACGCCTACGCTTGACGGCTTGGCCCGTGATTTGACGGCCTACGCCAAAGACGGCAACCTGGACCCGGTCATCGGACGCAGCAAGGAAATCGAGCGCGTCATTCAGGTGTTGAGCCGTCGGACCAAGAACAATCCGGTGCTGATTGGCGAACCTGGGGTAGGTAAGACAGCGATTGCCGAGGGCCTGGCCCAGAAGATCATCAACAATGAAATTCCCGAGACGCTGCGCGACAAGCGGGTTATGACGCTCGATATGGGTTCCGTTGTCGCCGGCACCAAATACCGCGGCGAATTCGAAGACCGCCTGAAGAAGATCATGGATGAAATCCGCCAAGCGGGCAACATCGTTCTCTTCATTGACGAGCTGCATACGCTGATCGGCGCAGGCGGCGCGGAAGGCGCTATCGATGCTTCCAACATTCTGAAACCGGCGCTGGCACGCGGCGAGCTGCAATGCATCGGCGCAACAACGCTGGATGAATACCGCAAATACATCGAGAAAGACGCTGCTCTGGAACGCCGCTTCCAGCCGATCACGGTGGATCAGCCGTCTCCGGAAGAAGCCGTACAGATTCTGTACGGACTGCGCGACCGGTACGAAGCCCATCACCGTGTGAAGATTACGGATGAGGCGATCGTACAGGCGGTCAAATTGTCCGACCGCTACATCACCGACCGCTTCCTGCCGGACAAGGCGATCGACCTGATCGACGAAGCGGGCTCCAAGGTAAGGCTGAACTCTTACACGATTCCGCCGAATCTGAAGGAACTGGAGACACGGCTGGACGATATCCGCAAGGAGAAGGACGCCGCCGTGCAGAGCCAGGAATTCGAGAAGGCCGCTGCCCTTCGCGACACGGAGCAGAAGATCCGCGAAGAGCTCGACACGACGAGAAACCAATGGAAAGAGAAGCAGGGCCGCACCGATTCCGAGGTAACGCCAGAGGATATCGCTCAGGTGGTAGCGAGCTGGACCGGCATTCCGGTCAGCAAGCTGAAGGAAGAGGAGACAGAGCGCCTGCTCAATATGGAAGCTCTGCTGCATGACCGGGTTATCGGTCAGGATGAAGCCGTCAAGGCTGTCAGCCGGGCGATCCGCCGGGCACGCGCCGGTCTGAAAGATCCGAAGCGCCCGATGGGCTCCTTCATCTTCCTCGGCCCGACCGGTGTCGGCAAAACCGAGCTGGCCCGCGCACTTGCCGAAGCGATGTTCGGCGACGAGAATGCGGTTATCCGGATCGACATGTCCGAGTACATGGAGAAACACTCGACCTCGCGTCTGGTGGGGGCTCCTCCGGGATATGTCGGATACGAAGAAGGCGGACAGCTCACCGAGAAAGTACGCCGCAAGCCGTATTCGGTCGTCCTGCTGGACGAAATCGAGAAGGCACATCCGGAAGTGTTCAACATTCTGCTGCAGGTGCTGGAAGATGGCCGGCTGACGGACTCCAAGGGCCGCGTAGTCGACTTCCGTAACACGCTGATTATCCTGACGTCCAACGTTGGGGCTCAAGCGATCAAGCGGAATTCCACACTCGGATTTACAGCGGTGCAGGATGCCGGAGCCGAATACTCCAACATGAAGGGCAAGGTCATGGACGAACTGAAGAAGAGCTTCCGTCCAGAGTTCCTGAACCGGATCGACGAAATCATCGTCTTCCACTCGCTGGAAGAGAAGCATATCGCTGAGATCGTTACCCTGATGGCCGACGAGCTTCGCAAGCGGCTGCGTGAATACGACGTTGACTTCGAGCTTACGGACAGCGCGAAAGCGTTCCTCGCCAAAGAAGGCTACGATCCGGCCTTCGGCGCCCGCCCACTGCGCCGCGCGATTCAGAAGCATATCGAGGACCGTCTGTCCGAAGAAATGCTGAAGGGCAACATCGCGAAGGGCGATTCGCTCAAGATCGACGAAGAGAACGGCGAGCTGACGGTCCGCAAGGCGGAGCCGGTCGCGCTGGAGAAAGACGGCGAATAA
- a CDS encoding protein arginine kinase — protein sequence MPNLRFTEQALSEWMRSGGSHSEIVISSRVRIARNIVHHPFPLLANEEQAEKVMDVLAPVIDENQATGYGTFQLVKLDELGELDKTVLVEKHLISPNLANDSRGGAVLLNEDESVSIMINEEDHLRIQCLFPGFQVKEAWDRATSIDDIFEAAVDYAFDDRRGYLTSCPTNVGTGLRASVMMHLPALVMTQQIGRILSAVNQVGLTVRGIYGEGSEAAGNIFQISNQITLGQSETEIIENLHSVVIQIIEHERNARQRLLNDSALRITDRVMRSYGILKYAAVMDLKEASQRLSDVRLGVDVGILQEPSISVLNELNVKTQPGFLQKTFGDKLNAAERDMYRAKLLRETLGTTH from the coding sequence ATGCCTAATCTCCGTTTTACCGAGCAAGCGCTCAGCGAATGGATGCGCAGCGGCGGCAGCCACTCCGAGATTGTAATCAGCAGCCGAGTGCGGATCGCCCGTAATATCGTGCATCATCCTTTTCCGCTCCTTGCTAATGAAGAGCAGGCCGAGAAGGTCATGGATGTTCTGGCTCCTGTAATTGATGAGAATCAGGCGACCGGTTACGGAACATTTCAACTGGTGAAGCTCGACGAACTGGGAGAGCTGGACAAAACGGTGCTGGTCGAGAAGCATCTGATCAGTCCCAACCTGGCCAATGACTCCCGCGGCGGTGCGGTGCTGCTGAATGAAGACGAATCGGTCAGCATTATGATCAATGAAGAAGACCATCTGCGGATTCAATGCCTGTTCCCCGGATTTCAGGTCAAAGAGGCCTGGGACAGGGCAACGTCCATTGATGACATTTTTGAAGCAGCGGTCGATTACGCATTTGACGATAGAAGAGGGTATTTAACAAGCTGTCCGACGAATGTCGGCACAGGACTTCGCGCCTCGGTCATGATGCATCTCCCGGCGCTTGTAATGACTCAACAGATCGGGCGCATACTCTCCGCCGTCAATCAGGTGGGACTTACGGTCAGAGGCATTTACGGCGAGGGCTCCGAGGCAGCGGGCAATATTTTTCAAATCTCCAACCAGATTACGCTCGGCCAGAGCGAGACGGAGATTATCGAGAATCTGCACAGCGTCGTCATTCAGATTATCGAGCATGAACGGAATGCGCGTCAGCGTCTGCTGAACGATTCCGCTCTGCGGATTACCGACCGGGTTATGCGGTCCTATGGTATTCTGAAATATGCGGCGGTTATGGATCTTAAAGAAGCTTCCCAGCGTCTGTCGGATGTGCGGCTAGGCGTTGATGTGGGAATTCTCCAAGAGCCTTCCATTTCGGTTCTCAACGAACTGAATGTGAAGACACAGCCGGGCTTTCTGCAAAAGACTTTTGGCGACAAGCTGAACGCAGCCGAACGCGACATGTACCGGGCGAAGCTGCTCCGGGAGACATTGGGGACCACACATTAA
- a CDS encoding UvrB/UvrC motif-containing protein, with protein sequence MVCQECGARPATLHFTKIVNGEKTEFHICEHCAREKGELIPGTSGGFSIHSLLSGLLDLEGASKGKTAAASTVQDVRCEECGMTYGQFSKLGRFGCSSCYKYFDKGLDPLFKRVHGSTAHVGKVPRRAGVQIQVRRQIDELKENMQQAIAQEEFETAAELRDQIRKLEKEIAQE encoded by the coding sequence ATGGTGTGCCAAGAATGCGGCGCTAGACCTGCAACACTTCATTTCACCAAAATCGTGAACGGAGAGAAGACGGAGTTCCACATCTGTGAACACTGTGCCAGGGAAAAGGGAGAGCTTATTCCCGGAACCTCTGGCGGCTTCTCCATTCACAGCCTGCTGTCCGGCCTCTTGGATCTGGAGGGGGCAAGCAAAGGCAAAACCGCTGCTGCGTCAACGGTTCAGGACGTACGCTGCGAGGAATGCGGCATGACGTACGGACAGTTCAGCAAGCTGGGGCGATTCGGCTGCAGCTCCTGCTATAAATATTTTGACAAAGGTCTGGACCCGCTCTTCAAAAGAGTGCACGGAAGTACCGCCCATGTCGGCAAGGTGCCGAGACGGGCTGGAGTACAGATTCAGGTTCGCCGTCAAATTGACGAGCTTAAGGAGAACATGCAGCAGGCCATCGCCCAGGAAGAATTCGAAACGGCGGCCGAGCTGAGAGACCAGATCCGGAAACTTGAAAAAGAAATAGCACAAGAGTAA
- a CDS encoding CtsR family transcriptional regulator, protein MRNISDIIEQYLKNILHESPEGTVEIQRNDLADHFSCVPSQINYVISTRFTLEKGYLVESKRGGGGYIRIQRIELPQHSALHAHLNQTIGSGIDQSTAEGLIYQLEEAGFLTRREACLMRAAVSRECLAVKLPLRDEIRSKMMKAMLVSLLNK, encoded by the coding sequence ATGCGCAATATCTCCGATATCATCGAACAATATCTGAAGAATATTTTGCATGAAAGTCCCGAAGGCACAGTGGAAATTCAACGCAATGATCTGGCGGACCATTTCTCCTGCGTTCCCTCCCAGATCAATTATGTGATCAGCACACGCTTTACGCTTGAAAAAGGTTATCTGGTGGAGAGCAAGCGCGGCGGCGGAGGCTATATCCGCATTCAGCGCATTGAACTGCCGCAGCATTCGGCGCTTCATGCTCATCTGAACCAGACCATAGGCTCTGGCATTGACCAGAGTACCGCTGAAGGACTGATTTATCAGCTTGAGGAAGCCGGCTTTTTGACCAGACGTGAAGCCTGCCTGATGCGTGCCGCCGTTTCGCGTGAATGCCTTGCGGTCAAGCTTCCCCTTCGGGACGAGATTCGTTCCAAGATGATGAAGGCGATGCTGGTCTCATTGCTTAACAAATAA
- a CDS encoding GNAT family N-acetyltransferase has product MEIRQLRAEEFDASVSLSEYAFQYKMSSEAREKAKAGFKPERVWGIFEDGELAAKFTLLPLETYIQGSSVPMGGIAGVATWPENRRKGLVARLLKYALEQMNEDGRPLSFLHPFSVPFYRKFGWELYCDYKKYTIPTGKFPAKVQTEGSMVRDKGGVELLDGLYRRFASSYNGTLVRDKEWWEHSVLDESTHYVVYYTEAGEPEGYALYKISNKVLTIDEFVWLSLEARKGLWTYFGNHDSMVTEANLKLVPSDDDLPYLLPDPRIPQESYPYFMARIVNAKSFVEKLRFRADGAESSIVLSLSDPLASWNNGTWRLSVSETGQASLEPAEAEDVQHMAACGVGTLTAMLLGYKRPIDLYRAGLLEGTEGAAVWLESKVLPARTALFDFF; this is encoded by the coding sequence GTGGAAATTCGTCAACTGCGGGCGGAAGAATTCGACGCAAGTGTTAGTCTTTCAGAGTATGCCTTCCAATATAAAATGTCCTCCGAGGCAAGGGAGAAGGCGAAGGCCGGATTTAAGCCGGAACGGGTTTGGGGGATTTTCGAGGATGGAGAATTGGCGGCGAAATTCACGCTGCTTCCTTTGGAGACATACATACAGGGCAGCTCCGTCCCGATGGGAGGGATTGCAGGCGTAGCCACTTGGCCGGAGAACCGGAGAAAAGGGCTGGTCGCCCGTCTGTTGAAGTACGCGCTGGAGCAAATGAATGAAGACGGCCGCCCGTTGTCGTTCCTGCATCCGTTCTCGGTGCCTTTTTACCGGAAATTCGGCTGGGAACTATACTGTGACTATAAGAAATATACGATTCCAACCGGCAAGTTCCCCGCGAAGGTACAGACGGAAGGATCTATGGTAAGGGATAAAGGCGGGGTTGAGCTTCTGGACGGTTTGTACCGGCGCTTTGCCAGCTCTTATAATGGTACGCTTGTCCGCGACAAGGAGTGGTGGGAGCATTCCGTCCTTGATGAGAGCACACATTATGTCGTTTACTATACCGAAGCGGGAGAACCGGAAGGCTATGCGCTGTATAAGATCTCCAATAAAGTGCTGACGATTGATGAATTTGTATGGCTTAGCCTGGAGGCGCGCAAAGGGCTGTGGACGTATTTTGGGAATCATGACTCGATGGTCACGGAGGCTAACCTCAAGCTGGTTCCTTCGGATGACGATCTTCCTTATCTGCTTCCGGACCCTCGCATACCGCAGGAGAGCTATCCTTATTTCATGGCCCGCATTGTGAACGCCAAGTCTTTTGTGGAGAAGCTGCGTTTCCGTGCTGACGGGGCGGAATCATCGATTGTGCTGTCGCTGAGCGATCCGCTCGCTTCCTGGAATAACGGTACGTGGAGATTGAGCGTCTCCGAAACCGGACAGGCGTCGCTTGAGCCTGCGGAAGCTGAGGACGTCCAGCATATGGCCGCCTGCGGAGTCGGGACGCTGACCGCCATGCTGCTGGGATATAAAAGGCCGATTGACCTGTACCGGGCAGGACTGCTCGAAGGTACGGAAGGAGCCGCGGTATGGCTTGAGAGCAAGGTACTGCCGGCACGGACGGCGCTGTTTGATTTCTTTTGA